A stretch of Spirosoma oryzicola DNA encodes these proteins:
- the mce gene encoding methylmalonyl-CoA epimerase, translating to MLTNVEHIGIAVRDIAASNALFAKLLNVQPYKSETVEAEGVTTTFFQVNQTKIELLEAINPTSPIAKFLEKKGEGIHHIAFEVDDIRTEMDRLQREGFTVLNETPKPGADNKLVCFLHPKGTNGVLIELCQEIK from the coding sequence ATGCTAACCAACGTCGAACACATCGGTATTGCGGTCCGCGATATTGCCGCGTCCAATGCGCTATTTGCCAAACTGCTGAACGTTCAGCCGTATAAATCCGAAACGGTTGAAGCAGAAGGCGTGACAACCACATTCTTTCAGGTCAATCAGACAAAAATAGAGCTGCTTGAAGCCATAAACCCCACAAGTCCAATCGCCAAATTTCTGGAGAAAAAGGGCGAGGGTATTCACCACATTGCCTTCGAAGTTGACGATATACGGACCGAGATGGATCGCTTACAGCGAGAAGGGTTTACGGTGCTAAACGAGACGCCCAAGCCTGGAGCCGACAACAAACTAGTCTGTTTCTTGCATCCCAAAGGGACAAATGGCGTCCTGATCGAATTATGTCAGGAAATCAAATAA
- a CDS encoding 2-oxoglutarate dehydrogenase E1 component: MDQYSYIANSDAAYVDQLYQSYKQDPQSVDESWQQFFKGFEFSLTYGENAKGTNGKTNGASTNGNGAAQAGASTKPVDASHAEKEVSVASLIKAYRSRGHLLAKTNPLKERKDRQPRVDLPDYALSEADLDTVFESGKLLGIGPATLRVIMESLRKVYAGDIGFEYMFIRELDVKNWLRNKIEKEALVFTPSNDEKKRIFEKLNEATVFENFLATKYLGQKRFSLEGGEVTIPALDTIISQAADMGVEEVMIGMAHRGRLNVLANILGKSYESIFDGFEGNVPEQVHGDGDVKYHLGYSSLIETKSGKQISVKLAPNPSHLEAVNPVVEGFVRAQADEEYNGDFRKIMPILIHGDAAVAGQGIVYEVTQMAKLPGYQTGGTVHFVINNQIGFTTDFDDARSSIYCSDIAKIIDAPVFHVNGDNPEAVIFCAKLAVEFREKFNRDVFIDMVCYRRYGHNESDEPKFTQPTMYNIIDKHANPRELYKDLLIERGDVDAELAQRMDTEFKQQLQDRLDRVKQKAEIPYKPLRLDLDWAELRFSEPADFDQSPETGVSPEVLSEVGKALVKIPEGFKPLKQIDKLLKDRQTMLNDTKMVNWGTAELLAYGSLLLDGKPVRLSGQDVQRGTFSHRHAVLHDSETNQSYSSLDFIRDGQQKFQIYNSLLSEYGVLGFEYGYAMANPHALVIWEAQFGDFSNGAQLIIDQFIAAAESKWGIENGVTLLLPHGYEGQGPEHSNARPERYLQLYAEYNMVVANISTPANFFHLLRRQLAWPFRKPLVVMSPKSLLRHPKCVSPLEELTKGSFQEVLDDNYAQAEKVKRVLLCTGKVYYDLLDKQQADQRDDVAIVRLEQLAPLPKKQLDAILEQYKSAEVFWVQEEPENMGYWTYLLRVGMNLPIISRKAAASPATGYPKIHTQEQADIVRRAFE, encoded by the coding sequence ATGGACCAGTATTCATATATCGCTAATTCCGACGCGGCTTACGTAGACCAACTGTATCAGTCTTATAAACAAGACCCTCAATCAGTTGACGAAAGCTGGCAACAATTTTTCAAAGGATTCGAATTTTCATTGACCTACGGCGAAAATGCCAAAGGAACCAATGGTAAAACCAACGGCGCTTCGACCAACGGTAATGGGGCTGCTCAAGCTGGCGCTTCGACAAAACCGGTTGATGCAAGTCATGCCGAAAAAGAAGTTTCGGTTGCCAGTCTGATCAAAGCCTACCGGTCTCGCGGTCACCTGTTAGCCAAAACCAACCCGCTCAAAGAGCGCAAAGACCGTCAGCCACGGGTCGATCTGCCCGATTACGCCTTGTCGGAAGCAGACCTGGATACGGTATTCGAGTCAGGTAAATTGCTTGGCATTGGACCCGCTACTTTACGGGTCATCATGGAATCGCTTCGGAAGGTATATGCCGGTGATATCGGTTTCGAATACATGTTTATCCGTGAGCTGGACGTTAAAAACTGGCTACGGAACAAAATCGAAAAAGAAGCGCTGGTCTTTACGCCATCAAACGACGAGAAGAAGCGTATTTTCGAGAAGTTGAATGAAGCGACCGTCTTCGAGAACTTTCTGGCAACGAAATACCTCGGACAGAAGCGCTTTTCGCTGGAGGGAGGGGAAGTGACCATTCCGGCGTTGGATACCATCATCAGTCAAGCCGCCGATATGGGCGTGGAAGAAGTGATGATCGGTATGGCGCACCGCGGACGGCTGAACGTGCTGGCCAATATCCTGGGTAAATCCTACGAATCGATCTTTGACGGTTTCGAAGGAAACGTGCCTGAGCAGGTTCACGGCGACGGCGACGTAAAATACCACTTGGGTTATTCAAGCCTGATCGAAACCAAATCGGGTAAACAGATCAGCGTAAAACTTGCACCGAACCCGTCACACCTGGAGGCTGTAAACCCCGTAGTTGAAGGATTTGTGCGGGCGCAGGCCGACGAAGAATACAATGGTGACTTCAGAAAGATCATGCCAATCCTGATTCACGGCGACGCTGCGGTGGCAGGGCAGGGGATCGTCTATGAAGTTACGCAAATGGCTAAGCTGCCGGGTTACCAAACCGGTGGTACGGTTCACTTTGTCATTAATAACCAGATTGGCTTTACAACCGACTTCGATGATGCTCGGTCATCGATCTATTGCTCGGACATTGCCAAGATTATCGACGCACCGGTTTTCCACGTAAATGGCGATAATCCGGAAGCGGTTATTTTCTGCGCTAAACTAGCGGTTGAGTTCCGTGAGAAATTCAATCGGGACGTGTTCATCGACATGGTTTGCTACCGTCGGTATGGCCATAACGAATCAGATGAACCCAAGTTTACGCAGCCGACGATGTACAACATCATCGATAAGCACGCCAACCCACGCGAACTGTACAAAGACCTGCTGATTGAGCGGGGCGACGTAGACGCTGAACTGGCGCAACGCATGGATACCGAATTCAAGCAGCAGTTGCAGGATCGGCTCGACCGCGTGAAGCAAAAAGCTGAGATTCCGTACAAACCACTGCGGCTCGACCTCGACTGGGCAGAACTGCGTTTCAGCGAACCCGCTGATTTTGATCAGTCGCCCGAAACGGGTGTTTCGCCTGAAGTGCTGTCGGAAGTTGGTAAAGCGCTCGTCAAAATTCCGGAAGGGTTCAAGCCGCTTAAGCAAATTGATAAACTGCTGAAAGATCGGCAGACGATGCTCAATGACACCAAAATGGTGAACTGGGGCACCGCCGAACTGCTGGCTTACGGGTCGCTGTTGCTGGATGGTAAACCCGTTCGACTGAGCGGTCAGGATGTGCAGCGGGGTACATTCTCGCACCGTCATGCAGTATTACACGATTCGGAAACGAACCAGTCGTATTCATCGCTTGATTTTATCCGGGACGGTCAACAGAAATTCCAGATCTACAACTCACTGCTGTCGGAATACGGCGTACTGGGTTTTGAATATGGTTATGCCATGGCGAACCCGCACGCGCTGGTTATCTGGGAAGCGCAGTTCGGGGATTTCTCGAACGGTGCTCAGTTGATCATCGACCAGTTTATCGCAGCTGCTGAATCGAAGTGGGGCATTGAGAACGGTGTAACGTTGCTCTTGCCACACGGTTACGAAGGACAGGGACCTGAACACTCGAACGCCCGGCCTGAACGTTATCTTCAGCTCTATGCGGAGTACAACATGGTCGTTGCCAATATTTCAACACCAGCCAACTTCTTCCACCTGCTGCGTCGGCAACTGGCTTGGCCGTTCCGTAAGCCACTGGTGGTGATGTCGCCTAAGTCGTTGCTGCGTCATCCAAAATGTGTTTCCCCGCTGGAAGAGTTGACCAAAGGAAGCTTCCAGGAGGTGCTCGATGATAACTATGCACAGGCCGAAAAAGTAAAACGAGTGCTGTTATGTACCGGTAAAGTCTACTATGATCTGCTCGATAAGCAACAGGCCGATCAGCGTGACGACGTAGCGATTGTTCGACTCGAGCAACTGGCTCCGCTGCCTAAAAAGCAACTGGACGCTATTTTGGAGCAGTATAAATCCGCTGAAGTGTTCTGGGTACAGGAAGAACCCGAAAACATGGGCTACTGGACTTACCTGCTGCGGGTAGGGATGAATCTACCCATCATCTCGCGTAAGGCTGCGGCTTCACCGGCTACGGGTTATCCCAAAATACACACGCAGGAACAAGCCGATATCGTTCGGAGAGCTTTTGAATAA
- the odhB gene encoding 2-oxoglutarate dehydrogenase complex dihydrolipoyllysine-residue succinyltransferase, with product MAVDMKIPPVGESITEVTVGTWYKKEGDHVKMDDVLCGLDSDKATFELTAEADGILHILAQEGDVLPIGASICTIDGDGSAPAASPSSEPAKAEAPKPAEQAAPVAESAPALQPVAEPAAAAVATGGSVIEMKVPAVGESVTEVTIASWSKKDGDQVALDEVLCELESDKATFELPAEAAGTLRIVAQAGETLAIGALIAKIETGTAAAQPAGSPQPAPAQPASQEKSAEPASNGQNGYAANYPSPAAAKILDEKGVNAQQVQGTGVGGRITKEDAMKASPAPAQPAPQPAAPKPAAPAPAPAASAPVAGSRNQRREKMTSLRRTIARRLVAVKNETAMLTTFNEVDMKPVMDLRNKYKDKFKEKHGVGLGFMSFFAKAVCAALKDFPAVNAQIDGDSIVYNDFCDISIAVSTDRGLVVPVIRNAEQMSFAQVEKEIVRLAGLARDNKLTIEQMTGGTFTITNGGTFGSMLSTPIINAPQSAILGMHNIVERPVVVNGEIVIRPIMYVALSYDHRIIDGKESVSFLVRVKQILEDPSRLLLDM from the coding sequence ATGGCCGTTGACATGAAAATTCCTCCCGTGGGGGAATCCATTACCGAAGTTACAGTTGGCACCTGGTACAAAAAGGAAGGTGACCACGTAAAAATGGACGATGTTCTGTGTGGACTCGATTCCGACAAAGCTACATTTGAGTTGACAGCCGAAGCTGATGGTATTCTGCACATCTTAGCGCAGGAAGGAGACGTTCTGCCAATTGGTGCCAGTATCTGCACAATCGACGGTGACGGTAGTGCTCCTGCTGCATCGCCATCGTCCGAACCCGCCAAAGCCGAAGCGCCGAAACCCGCTGAACAGGCGGCACCGGTCGCCGAATCCGCTCCTGCTTTACAGCCTGTGGCTGAACCTGCTGCGGCTGCTGTTGCTACGGGTGGTAGTGTAATCGAAATGAAAGTCCCGGCCGTTGGTGAGTCAGTTACGGAAGTTACAATTGCCTCTTGGAGTAAGAAAGATGGGGATCAGGTAGCCCTCGACGAAGTACTGTGCGAACTCGAATCGGACAAAGCTACGTTTGAGCTTCCCGCCGAAGCCGCTGGAACGCTTCGCATCGTTGCCCAGGCGGGTGAAACCCTGGCAATCGGCGCTTTGATCGCTAAAATCGAAACCGGAACAGCGGCTGCTCAACCCGCAGGATCACCACAGCCTGCTCCGGCTCAACCGGCTTCTCAAGAAAAATCCGCAGAGCCTGCCAGCAACGGTCAGAACGGCTATGCGGCCAATTATCCGTCGCCTGCTGCGGCTAAGATTCTGGACGAGAAAGGCGTTAATGCTCAGCAAGTACAAGGAACGGGTGTCGGTGGTCGGATCACTAAGGAGGATGCAATGAAAGCATCACCTGCTCCGGCTCAGCCAGCTCCACAACCCGCAGCACCGAAGCCAGCGGCACCAGCACCCGCTCCGGCGGCTAGTGCTCCGGTTGCCGGTAGCCGCAATCAGCGTCGCGAAAAAATGACCTCGCTCCGCCGGACTATTGCCCGTCGGTTGGTAGCCGTGAAAAACGAAACGGCTATGCTGACTACCTTCAACGAGGTAGACATGAAACCGGTGATGGACCTGCGGAACAAATACAAAGATAAGTTCAAGGAGAAGCATGGCGTAGGGCTTGGCTTTATGTCGTTCTTCGCCAAAGCGGTCTGCGCAGCGTTGAAAGACTTCCCAGCCGTGAACGCCCAGATCGACGGAGACAGCATCGTTTACAACGATTTCTGTGATATTTCCATCGCTGTGTCAACCGACCGGGGCCTTGTCGTTCCCGTCATTCGGAACGCCGAGCAGATGAGCTTCGCGCAGGTCGAGAAAGAAATCGTTCGTCTGGCAGGTTTAGCCCGTGACAACAAGTTGACTATTGAGCAAATGACCGGCGGTACGTTTACGATCACCAATGGCGGTACATTTGGGTCCATGCTGTCAACGCCGATCATCAACGCGCCCCAGTCGGCTATTCTGGGTATGCACAACATTGTTGAGCGGCCCGTTGTCGTCAATGGCGAAATCGTTATCCGGCCTATCATGTACGTAGCACTGTCGTACGATCACCGCATCATCGATGGTAAAGAGTCGGTAAGCTTCCTGGTTCGCGTAAAACAGATCCTCGAAGATCCATCCCGCTTGCTACTGGATATGTAA